Genomic DNA from Sphingobium sp. WTD-1:
GGGCAGAATGACGTGTCGATCTTCGCGCGCGTGCTGCCCTGGGACCATGCGGCCGGCACTCTGTTCGTCAACGAGGCGGGGGGCTGCTGCCAGCGGCTCGACGGCAGCGCCTATCGGGTCGGTGAACAGCGTCGGGGCCTGATGGGCGCATCCTCGCCGCGCCTGTGGGATCTGGCGGCCAAAACCTATTACGCCTGACCGAAGGAAGACCGACAATGCTGACGATCTGGGGCCGCCTCAATTCGCATAATGTGAAGAAGGTCGCCTGGTTCGCGCAGGAAATCGGCCTGCCCTTCATCCGCCATGATGTCGGCATGGAACATGGCATGTCCGACGCCTATCTGGCGATGAACCCCAACCGGCTGATCCCGACGATCGAGGATGGCGATGTCGTGCTGTGGGAATCCAACGCGATCCTGCGCTATCTTGCCCACCGCTACGCCTCGGAGGAGATGTATCCTGCCGATCCGGCGCGGCGGGCGCAGGGTGACAAATGGATGGACTGGCAATTCAGCTTTGCCGATGCCCAGCGCGACGCCTTCATCCAGTTGGTGCGACGCCAAAGTGGACAGCGAAATTTACAGGTGGTCGAGACATCCGCGCAGGCGTCCGGCGCGGCGATGACGATCCTCGACCGGGCGCTGGCGGATCAAGAATGGCTTTCGGGTGTCAATTTCGGTGTCGCGGATGTGCCGATGGGCGTCTATGCCCATACCTATTTCACGCTCGACATGGCGCGGCCCGACCTGCCGCATCTGCGGGCCTGGTATGAGCGGCTGCGCGAAAGGCCGGCCTATGCCGAACTGGTGATGATCCCGCTCAGCTAGTAAAAAGGGACGGCAGTGGGCTGCCGTCCCTTTTTAAGATGCATCAGCGGCTTAGAGGACGCTTTCGATCCAGCCCTTGAGCGCGCTCTTGGGCGCAGCGCCGACCTTGGTTGCGGCGACTTCGCCGTTCTTGAACAGGATCATCGTCGGAATACCGCGCACGCCATACTGGCCCGGTGCATCGGGATTTTCGTCGATGTTGATCTTGGCGATCGTGACCTTGTCGGCCAGTTCCTCGCTAATCTCTTCCAGAGCCGGGCCGATCATCTTGCACGGGCCGCACCATTCGGCCCAGAAGTCGACAAGCACGGGCTTGTCGGCGTCGATCACGTCCTGCTTGAAGCTGACATCGGTAACTGCCTTGGTGGCCATAACTACAAACTCCTTAAGTTGGTCGATATCTAGGATGGCTGCGCCCGCTGCTCAACGGGTCACAGCAGCAAATATTGCTGCGTGGGCGAGAAGCCCGGCTTGTAGGGCGCCAGTTGCGCCGCCGGCAGCGCGATGAGCCGTGCCGCGCTGGTATAGAGCAGGGCCGCTTCCACCACGCGGCCGGGGAAGATCACTTCCAGCGCGGCGACATAGGCCGCCATCTGCCGGACATGGGCGACCGGCACCTCCTCCGCATCGCGCGGCGTCATCCGCCCGGTCTTGAAATCGACCAGTTGGACCCGGTCCGCCTCGACCCGCAGCCGGTCGACCGTGCCGGCAATCACCGCTTCGCCCACCACCGCCGCGATCGGCGCTTCGGCGAGCGCCCCCGGCGCGAACAGGGCGGCGAAATGCGGATCCTCGATCACCCGAAGCGCATGGTCGATTACATCCCGGCGCAGCGTGGCATCCCCTGCCCCCTGCTGTTCCAGCCAGCCCTCCGCGCCCTCGCGCCGCCGCTCGGTAGGCAGGTCGGGCAGGCGCTGGAACAGGGCATGGAGCCAACGACCGCGCTCGGCCGCCTGGCGCATCGCGGCGGTCGGCGGCGGATTGGGCACGTCATCCTCGACCGGCGCGGACGGCGCCAGTGGCCGGGGCGGACGCTGTTCCGCCGGCGCCTGCGCGCGCAGCCAGTCCGGCTCGACCACCACAGGCTTCTCTTCGGCGCTTTCGGGCTGCGCGGCCTTGGGCGTCAGCACCTCGGTCCCGCGCCAGCGGCGGCGGGCGCCCCAGAGCGGATCGGCTTCCCAGTCGCAGCCCATGTCGACCATCGCCGCATCGACCGCGCCATACCAGCTTTGCGGCTTGACCTCGCCCTTCGCCCTTGGCCCGAGCGATCCGGCAACGATCAGTTTCTCCTCGGCACGGGTGAGCGCGACATAGAGAAGGCGCCAATGCTCCTCCCGCTCGATTGCCGCGGCATCGGCCGCGACGTCGCCGACCGGTCCCAGTCGCTCGCCCTTGCGCGGGGCCAGGATCGGCAGGCCGTTCCACTCGAGCGAATCCATGCGGTTGCCGGCGTCGGGATCGAGACAGGCATCGGCGAGAATGACGATCGGCGCCTGCAGCCCCTTGGCGCCATGCACGGTCAGCAGTCGCAGCGCATCGCCTTGCGCCGCCGCATCGCGGACGATTTCGACTTCGCCGCGATCGAACCAGTCGATGAAGCGCTGGAGCGAGGGATGATCGTCCGCCTCAAAGCCCAGCGCGGCGTTCAGCAATTCCTCGATCGGGTCGGCCGCTTCCGCCCCCAGCCGCTCGATCAGCCGGCGGCGGCCGTCCATCGGGCCGGACAGGATCGCCTCCAGATAGCGATAGGGGGTGGTGAAGTCCGCCTGCCCCAGCAATTGCCGCAGCGGCAGCAGTTGGGCGTCGTTCAAGTGCTGGAGCAGATGGCGCCACAGGCCACCCTTGCGCCCGATCGCTCGCTCCATCAATTCATCCTGGGTCCAGCCGATCAGCGGCGACACCAGCAGGGCGGCGAGGTTCAGGTCATCGTCGGGCTGCGTAGCAAAGCGCAGCGCGGCCAACAGGTCGCGGACCGCCAGCGGCGCATTGAGACGCAGGCGGTCTATCCCCGCAACCGCGACCTTTTCCTCATAGAGACGGGCGACGATCAGGCGCGCGAGTTCGCTGCGGCGGCGGACCAGGATCATGATGTCGCCGGGGCGGACCGGGCGCCCGCGCGCCTCCAGCATCATCTTGTCGTCGATCCATTGCCGGATCTGGCGCGCGATCTTGCCGGCCAGTTCCCGTTCCTGATCGGCGACCCAATCCTCCTCGCCCTCGACCTCGTCGGCCAGCCCCGCAATCGTCGGCTTCCACAGCAGCACGTCGCCGGGATGGCGATTGGCACTGATATGGCGCACCTCGCCATCGGAAAGGCCCAGCGACTGCGCCCGCAAGGTGGCGATCGTCCGGTCGACCAGATCCAGCACCGGCGGCGTCGAGCGGAAGCTGCGATCGAGCGACAGGTCGTGAAAGGCATGGCCGGCGATGTCGGCATGGCGGGCGAACACCATCTGCGCGGCGGCGAAAGCCTGTGGACTGGTGCCCTGGAAGCCGAAGATCGCTTGCTTGAAATCGCCCACGGTGAAGATGGTGCGGACCTTGTCGGCCTTGGCACCGTCACCGGCGAAAAACTCGGCGGCCAGCGCACCGACGATCGCCCATTGATGGACATTGGTGTCCTGCGCCTCGTCGACCAGGATGTGATCGATCCGCTGGTCGAGCTTGTAGCGTATCCATTCGGCGATCCCCTCCTTCTGGAGCAGGGACGCCGTGCGCGCGATCAAATCATCGAAATCAACTGCACCGGCGAGCCGCTTGGCCTCGTCATAGGCGCGGGCATAGGCGCGGCCGGCATGGAGCGCGCGGGCCAGCAGTGCGGCATAATCGGCCTGCAGCTTGACGCCGATCAGTTCGGCGCAACGGGCATGGAGGCGCGCGGTCGCATCGCCATAGCCGTCGATCGGCGGCACCCAGCCCTTGGCGGAGATAAGGTCGCCATCCGCCTTGGCCCAGGCGCCGTGCAGGTCGGTCAGGGTCGCGGCGCGCGCGGCGGGTTCGCGGCCGCGCCAGGCGGCGATCCGGTCGCAGCGCTCCAGCGCCCGGCCCGTGCCCCAGTCGGCATTGGCCTGCGCCACCCAGGCAAGGCTGCGCATGTCGAACATGGCGTCGCTGCACTGATCCGCCAGCCAGGCGTCGATATCGCCTTCGGGCAGGCCCAGTTCGCGCGCCAGCCAGGGACCGATATCGCCGGGTAGCTCTGTCAGTGCGGAGAGGCGGGCGGCACAGCGCAGCAGGAAAGTCTCGGCCGCCCCCTCTCCCAGTCGCAGGCTCAAAGCCTGCAACGCGTCGATCAGGTCGCCATCGCCCAGTTCCTCGGCGCGGATGACCATGTCGGCCAATGTCTGGCGCGCCAGCACACCCTGTTCGCGCGCGTCGAGCGGGCGGAAGCCGGGGGCGAGGTCCGCCTCCAGCGGGAAGGAGGCGAGCAATTGCTGGCAGAAGCCATGAATAGTCTGGATGCGCAGGCCGCCACCGGTCGATTCCAGCACTTCGGCGAACAGGCGCCGGGCGCGGTCGCGCGCTTCCGGTCCGCTCTCTTCGCCGAGTGCTTCCAGATCGTTGAACAGGTCGCGTTCCTCGGCCTGCACCCAGGTCGCGAGCCGGTCATGGATGCGGTCGGCCATTTCCGCCGCGCCCGCCTTGGTAAAGGTCAGGCAGAGGATATTTTCGGGACGCACGCCCTGCAGCAGCAGGCGGAAGACGCGCGCGGTCAGCACATGGGTCTTGCCGGTGCCGGCGGACGCCGACAGCCAGACATGGGCATCGGGCGCAGCGGCCAGCGCCTGCGCGCCGGCCAGCGGTTGCAGCGGGCTGGAGCCTTTAGCCATCGTCGCGCCCATACCATTCCTCCAGCCGCATCAACTGGTCATAATCGCCATAATTGGCCACTTCCGGATTGACCTGTGCGGCGAAGGGCGCAGTCCCGGTGAGCCAGGTTTCGGCCGCGTCGCGGAACTGATCATAGACGAAGGCGGTAAAATCGGCGGTGACGATCTTGTCGCGCTTGCCCATCGGATCGACCGGGCTCTCGCGATAGCCGAAGGCGTCGCCCTTCTTGGCCAGCGACCAATATTCGAAACTGCCCGCCACCCGCGCGCCGGCTACACCGGGAAAGGCGCCATGGGCGGATTCCGCGATCAATCCGAGCAGGCCGAGCTGCAACGCATAGCCGCCGCGCACCTGCCGCGCGCTGGGCGGCTTGCCCGTCTTGTAGTCGACGATGCCGATGCTGCCGTCGGGCATCCGGTCGATGCGGTCGGCCTTGCCGGTCAGCAGCACGCCGGCAATCTCAGCCTTGCCCTCGGTTTCGACCGCAAGGATATGCCGGCCCGCAGCCTGATCCTTCGTCACTTCGGCCGCGATCCAGCGGATCGCCTCGATCAGGCGCGGTTGCCACAGCGCGCGCAGCAGCGGATGGACATCGGGCCGGGCGAACATGGCGCGGGCGCGCGCCTCCAGATCGGCCGGATCACGGCTGCCGCCCTGCGCCCAATGCTCCAATATCTCATGCACGACCGTCCCGCGCCACGCCGGGCCGGCATCGGCATCGACCGGATCGAGCCGATTGAGCTTCAGGATGCGCCGGGCATAGAAGGCAAAGGGATCGGCCTTCAGCCGGTCGACATCGGTGACCGGAATGCGGGTTGGCCGGACGGCGAGCGGCGGCACCGGCGCGGGGCGTTGCGATGGCCGATGGCTGGGCGGTAGGTCCAGCGCATCGGCCAGCAGGCGATAGCGATCGGCCGTCTTCCATTGCGGACCCGCCATCGCCTTCAGCCGCAGCCAGAAACGCGAGGCGATTGCCGGGCCGCCGCTGCCGCGCCGGGCGCGGGTGATGAGGACATGGGGCGCGCCGAGCGCGCTCGCAAAATCATGCGCGGCAAGGCCGATCCGGGTTTCGAGGCCCGGCAAGCCCAGTTCGCGACGAATGCGCGGCGCCAGCCAGGGATCGGGCGATGGCAGGCCCGGCCAGCTGCCTTCGTTGAGGCCGCCCAGGATCATGAGGTCTGCCTGCACCAACTGCGCCTCGACCAGACCCAATATGGCGATACGCGGATGGCCGCCCTGTGGCGGTCGCACCGACACGCCGCCCAGCATATGGTCGAGTAGCGCCGGCAGCGACCGGATATCGGCCTGGCGCGGCCCTTCGGTGGCGGCGGCCTCCATCTCGGCGAACAGGTCGGCGGCGGCATGACCCTGATGCCCGGCCCAAAGCGCGTCGTTGGTGAGCGCCCCGGCCTGTTCGCGCACCGCCGCCAATTGCCCCGCCAGATCAGGCGCGAGCGCGAAGGCGGCCTCCAGCGGTTCGAGCAGATCACGCGCCCAGGGCCACCAGGCGCGGGCCTGCGCCCGAAACTCCTTCTGCCGGTCCTCTCCCTCGCGTGGCTCCAGCAGCAGGTCGATGCCGCGCAGCCCCGCCTGCGGCCGCGGCCCCCGCAACAGCAAGTCGAGCTGACGCACCCCCTCCAGCCAGGGCAGGCGCATCGCGCCGCGCATCACCAGCGGATGCTTGAGCAGGGTCAGCAGCGCGACCGGCGCAAAGCGCTCGGCCGCCGCCTCCGCCATGGCGATCAGCAAGGTGCCGGGCGGCAGGCGCGACAAAGGCTGGCCCGCGGAATCGTCGGCGTCTATGCCCCAACGGCGCAGATGGGCGGAGACACGCACGGCGAGTTGTCGGTCGGGCGTTACCAGCGCGGCGGTGAGTTCGGGTGTTTCCAGCGCCTCACGCAGCGCGATGGCAATGGCCTGCGCTTCCTCGCCGGGCGTCGCCACCTCCAGCGCCTCGACCCCGGCGAGCGAGCGGTCGGCGGTCTTGAGGTCACGCCAGCGACTAGTCAGGCGCGGCGGCAGCATCGCGTTGGAAATATTGCGGCCGCGCACAGCGCGGGCATCATGCTCGCTGCCCCAGCGCCATTGAGCGACATCCTCGCGGCTGGCGCTCATGCGGTCGAGCAGGCGCTTCAAGGCATATTGAGGATGGGTCTCATGCCCTGCGGCGCTGCGGCCGGTGACGGGATCGGGCGGGAATGGACCGATCGCCGTCCAGGCATCTTCATCCAAATTCTGGTCGAGGCCGGCGAATATCACCTGCCCATTAGGCAGTTCGGCGATCCGCCGCAGCAGCCTAGCGATCGCCGGAGCGGTTGCGCTGATGCCGGCCGCGACGATGAAACCTGGTGGCGGTGCTTCGCCCCAGCGCGCCGCGACCCGATCGAACAACCGGTTGCGCCGATCCGCAAGGTCGATGAAGCCCAGCCGCGCCAGTTCGGCCGGCCAACGCGCGATCAGGATGGAGAATAGGTCGAGCGATTTTTCCCAATGGCTCGACAGCCCCTCGATAAGGTCGAGATTCGACAGCGCATCGAGCGGCACCCGCTCCACCTGCATCTGGTCGAGCACGGCGCCCAGCGCCTGCCCCAGTTGCAGCGCCTGACCGGCATCGGCCGCGCCGCCTGCATCCTGCACCATACGCGCAAGGATCATCTGTCGCCGCATCGGCGGGATGGCGGCCGGAACGGCGTTGCCTTCCCAGAGCGGATCGAGCGCACCGCCCACTTCCTCGCCCAGTTCCGGATCGCCCAGCGCGACCAGGCGCGGCAGCAGCAGGCCGCCCTCGGCCCGCCGGACAAAGGCGTCGCTGACGGCACGGACCGCGCGATTGCTGGGCAGCAGGATCATGCCCTGCGCCAGGCGGACGGGATCGCTCCCCTGCTGCGCCAATATGCCGGCGACCAGCGCGTCGGCGAAGGCCCGGTGCGCCGGGATGGTGTACAGCGCCGGCTTGGCCTGATCACCCATGGGCGATCATCGACTCCACGACGGGAATGGCCTGCGGCGTGCCCACGTCGAACCACAGTCCCTGATGCACCGCGCCATAGAGACGCCCCGCCTCGATCGCACGGTTCCAGAAGATGTTCGTCGAAAAGACATCCGCCGGTGGATCGACCAGCAGGCGGGGCGACAGGATCTGCACGCCGGTGAACACGAACGGCGCGACATGGGCGGTCTTGCGCCGGGTCAGGCGGCCATTGGCGTCCATGTGGAAATCGCCCGGTCCGCTATGGCAATTGGCCCGCGCCAGCGGCACCAGCAGCAGCAGCGCATCCATCCGTTCGGGATCCCATAGCCGCTGCATCATGCCCAGCGTCTCGGCCGGCCCGTCGATCCACAGATTGTCGCTATTGGCGCAGATGAACGGCTTGTCGCCGAGCAGTGGTCTGGCGTGGATCAATCCGCCACCGGTTTCCAGCAGCTTGGCCCGCTCGTCGGAAATGCGGAAGTCCATATCCTTGCGCGTCTTCAGGTGCGCTTCGACCGTGTCAGCGAGATAATGGACGTTGACGACCACCGTCTTGATTCCGCCGGCCGCCAGGCGATCGAGCGCATGGTCCATCAGCGCCCTGCCGGCGACCTTGACCAACGGCTTGGGTCGGGTCGCCGTCAGCGGGCGCATCCGTTTACCCAGGCCAGCGGCCATCAGCATGGCGGTATCGATCATGCCTGGGCAAACTCTTCGAGTGCATGATGGCGCTTGTCGGCGGGGATATTGGCGTCGAACCAGACCTTGACCGGTGCCAGCGCCGGATGGGCCAGATCGCGTTCCAGCAGTCCCCACATGCGCGGCAGATAGGACAAATAGCGCGGCTTGTGGTCGCGCTGCCAAAGGCGAGTGAAGATGCCGATGATCTTCGCGTTGCGCTGGGCACCCAGCACAGCATAAGCGGCGTCAAAATCGGCCGGCGGATTGGCGACCGCATGATAATGGGCCAGCATCGCGGCCTCCAGTTCCGGCGACACGTCGCGCCGGGCGTCCTGCAGCAGCGAGACGAGATCATAGGCGGGATGCCCCGCCAGAGCGTCCTGAAAATCGAGCAGACCAAGGCCTCGTACTTCGGGGCGGTCGATCAGCATGATGTTTTCGGCGTGATAGTCACGCAGCACGGTGACGACGGGACTGGCCGACTTTTCGGCGATCGGCAACACCGCGTCCCAGGCCGCATGATAGGCGTCGGCATCGACGTCCAGCCCGAGCGCCGGGCAATACCATTCGGTCAGCAGGCCGACCTCGCGCTGATAGACCGCGCGGTCGTAAGGCGGGACATCGGCAGCGGGCAGCTTGTGCAGGTCGGCCAGCAGGTCGATTGCGCGGCGATAGACCGCCAGTTCGCCCGCCGGAACCTCCTCGACATGTTCCTTCAGGCGTTCGTCGCCAAAATCCTCGATCAGGACCAGCCCCTGCGCCAGATCCTGCGCCAGGATCGCGGGCGCGGCAAAGCCCTGACCCAGCAGATGCTGAGCAATGGCAATGAAGGGGCGCGGATCTTCATGCGGCGGCGGCGCGTCCATCAGCACGGCACGGCGGCCGCCATTGAGCACACGAAAATAGCGACGGAAGGAGGCATCGCCGGCAAGCGGAACGATGGCGGCGCCATCCCAGCCCGCCTGCGTGAGGAAAGCGGGGGCGGTTGCGGGGGGGATCATATCTGTGACCATCGCTCCGTCCAAGCGTCGGGCACGCGCGCTGTCAAGCGCCGTGCGCCATCCGGCTCGATCATGATGGTCAGAAACAGGGCGTGCGACCAGAGCCCATCGCCCAGCCTGTCGGGCCATTCGATGATCAGCAGGCTGTCCTGCAGATATTCGTCCAGCGCCAGCTCGGCCGCTTCCTCCGCATCATCAAGCCGGTAGAGATCGACATGGGCGACCGGCAGGCGGACATCGGGAATGTCATAGGGCTGGACGATCGCGAAGCTGGGGCTGGGCGCCTCCCCTTCCAGGCCAAGCCCCTCCAGCAGGCCGCGCGCCAAAGTGGTCTTGCCTGCACCCAGTCCGCCTTCCAGCGCGATGACGTCACCGATGCGGACATGCGCCGCCAGTCGTCGCCCCAGATCGAGCTGGGCGCCCTCGCCCTCCAGGATCATATCCAGATCAGCCACGCGGCAGCTCGATCACGACCATCGTTCCCTGTCCCGGTTCAGACACCAATTCGAACGTGCCGCCATGGGCCTGCGCCAACTGCTTGACCAGCGGCAGGCCAATCGTCGCTCGCGCGCCCTTGCGGTTCTGCTCGGCGCGGCTGATCGCATCGAAGATCGTGGCTTGCCGGATCGCATCGATGCCGGGGCCATTGTCCGACACGACCAGGCGAGCGAGATCGGGGCCGCCATCGCCATGCAACAGCACTCGTGCGCCCGCGCCGCAATAGCGCACCGCATTTTCCAGAAGATGATCGACCGCCTGACCGATCCGTCGCGCATCGCCCTGGATCACCCCCAGCGTATCCTGCAGGGTGACGGCAAGATCGATCCCCTTGGCCTTTGCCTCGGCGTCGATGCGCGCGACGCTAGCGCGCACCAGCGCCGCCAGATCGACCTCGCTGCGCTCGATCGGCAGGGTGCCGGCCTCGCCCTGAGTCAGGTCGAGCACATTGTCGATCAGCATCGACAGGCGCCCGGTGCTCTGTAGGATGCCGTTCACATATTCGACCGCACTTTCGCTGAGTTCACCGGCATAGCCCGCGCTCATCATCTCGGCAAAGCCGGCAATGGTCGTCAGCGGCGTGCGCAATTCATAACTCATATTCGTGACGAAGGCGGTCTTGACCTTGTCGGCCTGCTCCAGCGCCTCGTTACGGTCGCGCAGCATCTGCTCGACCCGCCGGCTGTCGGTGACATCCAGCATGGTGAACAGGGCATTGCCATCCGGCAGCGGAATGGCGGCAAATTCGAAGATACGCCCATCGGCAAAGCCGACATGGCCGACGCGCTGCTTGCGCTCGACCGTTGCCGCGCGGACCAGTTCGCGCACCAGATTGCTCTGCTGCGGTTTGGCAAGGCGGCTCTGCACGGCGCGCATCAACTCATCAATGCGGGGATGCTTGCCCAACGCCTCTTCGCTGATGTCCCAGATGGTGCGGAAACGGCTGTTCCACAGATGCAGGCGCCCATCCGACGAGAAGACGCCGATCGCCTCGAACAGATTGTCGAAGGTCGCCGTCCGCACCCGCAGCAGCGTATCGCGCGCACTGGACAATTGCACCTGCTCGGTCCGATCCTCGAAGATCAGCAACAGGCCACCGTCGGGCAGCGGCTGGGCATAGACGCGCAAATGCGTGCCATCGACCAGCAGCCAGTTTTCCTCCAGTGGATCAGGCGACAGGAACCAGTCGCGCCGCTCCGCGCGCCAGGCCGGAAAATCGCGATTTTCCGGCAGGCGGCGCGCATCGCGCATCTGATCCAGCACGCGCTCGAACAGCGGCGCATCCGTGAGCGCTTCCTGTTTCAGGCCGAACAGGCTGATGAAGGGCTGGTTCCAGAAACGCAGCGCCCGGTCGGGACCAAAGCGCGCGACACCGGCCGACAGCCGATCGAGCAGATCGCGCTGTGCCGCTTCCAGCCGGCGATGCTCGACCCGTGCCTGTTCCAGTTCATGCTGGTCCATCGCGAAGCCTGCGACCCCGGCCGCACCCAGCGGCACGTCGACGACGCGCATCGTCCGCCGTTCGCCATCAATGGTCGCAGGAACGATCCGCGCAAGTGAGGCGCCCTCTTCCATGGCCTGCGCGGCGGCATCCTGTGGGCTGAACCCGTTGACGTCCTCGACCAGTTCGGTGCCGTTCATGATCACATCATGGGCACCAGGGCCATCGACCGCGCGCACATAGGCGCTGTTGACCAGGCTCAATCGAAGATCGGGCGTCCGGTGCCACATCGGGAACGGCGCGGCCTCGACCAGTCCTGCCAGTGCCTCCAGCGCCTCGCGCAGTTGTGCCACGGTCCCGCTCAGCGCCTGAATTTCAGCCTGGCTGTCGGTCGCGTCGAAGATCCAGAGGACCACGCCGCCATTGCCTGCCAGCCCCGGCCCTGCCGGCGCCCCGCGAACCAGCAAGGTTCGGGATGATCCGCTGCCTCTGATCGGCAGGGAAAAGCTCTTGCCGGCCTTTTGTGCGGCACCAATTTCACGCCCCAACGCGGCGGCATCGCCGGGCTCAAGCCCACCGTCAGGCGCCGTCAGTTCGGACACGAAGGTCGGGACACGATCCCGGCCCAGCCATTTGCCCAGCCGGTCTGCAGCCTCCATCCGTCCGTCGGGATGAATGATCACAGGTGCAGCGGGTGCCGACGCCAGCAATGTCGTCAGTCGATCCAGTTTTCCCTGCGCCTGCATGCCTTCACGACGCATGCGCTGGCCAGTGACCAGCGCCCATATCGCAGCCCCCAGCCAGCCGGCCATCATCGTGCCCAGCAACAAAGTGGCAAGCGGGCTCACAGACCCCATTGCGCCATTCCCATCCCGTTCGCGACCAATTGTTTATCGTTCATACAGACCAATGGCCATGGGCCTATCGCAAGTCTGCGACGGCGGGAAGCATCCAGATATGATGAATGCCCGGTACGGCATGGTCCGGGCATCAGATAAGGTAAAAAGGGGGAGGATGACCCTCCCCCTTTTTTGTCTTAATAGCGGTAATGGTCCGGCTTGAACGGGCCTTCGACCGGCACGCCGATATAGTCGGCCTGACGCTGGCTGAGCTGGGTCAGCTTGACGCCCAGCTTTTCCAAGTGCAGCGCGGCGACCTTCTCGTCCAGATGCTTGGGGAGGACATAGACGTCGTTGCCGTAGGTTTCGCTCTTGGTCCACAGCTCGATCTGGGCCAGCGTCTGGTTGGTGAAGCTGGCCGACATCACGAAGCTGGGATGGCCGGTGGCGTTGCCCAGGTTGACCAGGCGGCCCTTCGACAGGACGATGATCTTCTTGCCATCGGGGAATTCGACTTCGTCGACCTGCGGCTTGATCTCGGTCCACTTCATGTTGGCGAGGCCGGCGATTTCGATCTCGCTGTCGAAGTGACCGATGTTCGACACGATCGCCATATTCTTCATGGCGCGCATGTGATCGACGGTCAGAACGCCTTCGTTGCCAGTGGCGGTGACGAAGATGTCGGCGCGCGGCGCGGCTTCTTCCATCGTTACGACTTCATAGCCTTCCATCGCGGCCTGCAATGCGCAGATCGGATCGATTTCGGTCACGAGAACGCGGGCACCGCCGTTGCGCAGCGATGCGGCCGAACCCTTGCCGACATCGCCGAAACCGGCGACGCAGGCGACCTTGCCGGCCAGCATGACGTCGGTGCCGCGACGGATGGCGTCGACCAGCGATTCCTTGCAGCCATAGAGATTGTCAAACTTCGACTTGGTGACGCTGTCGTTCACGTTGATCGCCGGGAAGGGCAGCTTGCCCTTCTTCGACAGTTCATACAGGCGATGCACGCCCGTGGTGGTTTCTTCCGACACGCCCTTGATCGACTGGACAGTCTTGGTCAGGAAGCCCGGACGCTCGGCCAGAACGCGCTTCAGCACGGCGCAGAAGATTTCCTCTTCCTCGTTCGACGGCGTGAACAGTTCTTCGCCGGCTTCGACGCGGGCGCCCCACAGGGCGAACATGGTGGCGTCGCCCCCATCGTCGAGGATCAGGTTGCAGACACCGCTGTCGTCATTGTGCCAGTCGAAGATG
This window encodes:
- the addA gene encoding double-strand break repair helicase AddA — translated: MGATMAKGSSPLQPLAGAQALAAAPDAHVWLSASAGTGKTHVLTARVFRLLLQGVRPENILCLTFTKAGAAEMADRIHDRLATWVQAEERDLFNDLEALGEESGPEARDRARRLFAEVLESTGGGLRIQTIHGFCQQLLASFPLEADLAPGFRPLDAREQGVLARQTLADMVIRAEELGDGDLIDALQALSLRLGEGAAETFLLRCAARLSALTELPGDIGPWLARELGLPEGDIDAWLADQCSDAMFDMRSLAWVAQANADWGTGRALERCDRIAAWRGREPAARAATLTDLHGAWAKADGDLISAKGWVPPIDGYGDATARLHARCAELIGVKLQADYAALLARALHAGRAYARAYDEAKRLAGAVDFDDLIARTASLLQKEGIAEWIRYKLDQRIDHILVDEAQDTNVHQWAIVGALAAEFFAGDGAKADKVRTIFTVGDFKQAIFGFQGTSPQAFAAAQMVFARHADIAGHAFHDLSLDRSFRSTPPVLDLVDRTIATLRAQSLGLSDGEVRHISANRHPGDVLLWKPTIAGLADEVEGEEDWVADQERELAGKIARQIRQWIDDKMMLEARGRPVRPGDIMILVRRRSELARLIVARLYEEKVAVAGIDRLRLNAPLAVRDLLAALRFATQPDDDLNLAALLVSPLIGWTQDELMERAIGRKGGLWRHLLQHLNDAQLLPLRQLLGQADFTTPYRYLEAILSGPMDGRRRLIERLGAEAADPIEELLNAALGFEADDHPSLQRFIDWFDRGEVEIVRDAAAQGDALRLLTVHGAKGLQAPIVILADACLDPDAGNRMDSLEWNGLPILAPRKGERLGPVGDVAADAAAIEREEHWRLLYVALTRAEEKLIVAGSLGPRAKGEVKPQSWYGAVDAAMVDMGCDWEADPLWGARRRWRGTEVLTPKAAQPESAEEKPVVVEPDWLRAQAPAEQRPPRPLAPSAPVEDDVPNPPPTAAMRQAAERGRWLHALFQRLPDLPTERRREGAEGWLEQQGAGDATLRRDVIDHALRVIEDPHFAALFAPGALAEAPIAAVVGEAVIAGTVDRLRVEADRVQLVDFKTGRMTPRDAEEVPVAHVRQMAAYVAALEVIFPGRVVEAALLYTSAARLIALPAAQLAPYKPGFSPTQQYLLL
- the addB gene encoding double-strand break repair protein AddB; the encoded protein is MGDQAKPALYTIPAHRAFADALVAGILAQQGSDPVRLAQGMILLPSNRAVRAVSDAFVRRAEGGLLLPRLVALGDPELGEEVGGALDPLWEGNAVPAAIPPMRRQMILARMVQDAGGAADAGQALQLGQALGAVLDQMQVERVPLDALSNLDLIEGLSSHWEKSLDLFSILIARWPAELARLGFIDLADRRNRLFDRVAARWGEAPPPGFIVAAGISATAPAIARLLRRIAELPNGQVIFAGLDQNLDEDAWTAIGPFPPDPVTGRSAAGHETHPQYALKRLLDRMSASREDVAQWRWGSEHDARAVRGRNISNAMLPPRLTSRWRDLKTADRSLAGVEALEVATPGEEAQAIAIALREALETPELTAALVTPDRQLAVRVSAHLRRWGIDADDSAGQPLSRLPPGTLLIAMAEAAAERFAPVALLTLLKHPLVMRGAMRLPWLEGVRQLDLLLRGPRPQAGLRGIDLLLEPREGEDRQKEFRAQARAWWPWARDLLEPLEAAFALAPDLAGQLAAVREQAGALTNDALWAGHQGHAAADLFAEMEAAATEGPRQADIRSLPALLDHMLGGVSVRPPQGGHPRIAILGLVEAQLVQADLMILGGLNEGSWPGLPSPDPWLAPRIRRELGLPGLETRIGLAAHDFASALGAPHVLITRARRGSGGPAIASRFWLRLKAMAGPQWKTADRYRLLADALDLPPSHRPSQRPAPVPPLAVRPTRIPVTDVDRLKADPFAFYARRILKLNRLDPVDADAGPAWRGTVVHEILEHWAQGGSRDPADLEARARAMFARPDVHPLLRALWQPRLIEAIRWIAAEVTKDQAAGRHILAVETEGKAEIAGVLLTGKADRIDRMPDGSIGIVDYKTGKPPSARQVRGGYALQLGLLGLIAESAHGAFPGVAGARVAGSFEYWSLAKKGDAFGYRESPVDPMGKRDKIVTADFTAFVYDQFRDAAETWLTGTAPFAAQVNPEVANYGDYDQLMRLEEWYGRDDG
- a CDS encoding glutathione S-transferase family protein, which codes for MLTIWGRLNSHNVKKVAWFAQEIGLPFIRHDVGMEHGMSDAYLAMNPNRLIPTIEDGDVVLWESNAILRYLAHRYASEEMYPADPARRAQGDKWMDWQFSFADAQRDAFIQLVRRQSGQRNLQVVETSAQASGAAMTILDRALADQEWLSGVNFGVADVPMGVYAHTYFTLDMARPDLPHLRAWYERLRERPAYAELVMIPLS
- the trxA gene encoding thioredoxin TrxA, which encodes MATKAVTDVSFKQDVIDADKPVLVDFWAEWCGPCKMIGPALEEISEELADKVTIAKINIDENPDAPGQYGVRGIPTMILFKNGEVAATKVGAAPKSALKGWIESVL